In Deltaproteobacteria bacterium, a single genomic region encodes these proteins:
- a CDS encoding M23 family metallopeptidase has product MKAGRCARFALAFVGALALAGCHHTQVVTEPQVVDEPPSAVPIVRAHDEPTVNGVYHPVQPGETLFRIARAYGTTPDALMQANALSDPKSLAPGMKLFIPGAARTVPLPELSTDGAVVDAASAGDPNPHHVPGCTGVHCLAWPLRGVIYARYGPRAGEQAHGNHEGLDLAAPEGTPIAAAAAGTVLYAGEQAGYGTLVILQHDGGLVTLYAHNRENLVKDGQKVEQGQIIARVGTSGRTSGPHCHFEVRRGEAPVDPLSLLPSPSSQMPDAHP; this is encoded by the coding sequence ATGAAGGCCGGTAGGTGCGCACGATTCGCGCTGGCGTTCGTCGGCGCGCTGGCCCTCGCGGGCTGTCACCACACGCAGGTCGTGACCGAGCCGCAGGTCGTCGACGAGCCGCCCTCGGCCGTGCCCATCGTTCGCGCGCACGACGAGCCCACGGTGAACGGCGTGTACCACCCGGTGCAGCCCGGCGAGACGCTCTTCCGCATCGCGCGCGCGTACGGGACCACGCCCGATGCGCTCATGCAGGCCAACGCGCTCAGCGATCCCAAGTCGCTCGCGCCGGGCATGAAGCTCTTCATCCCCGGTGCGGCCCGGACGGTGCCGCTGCCCGAGCTGTCGACCGACGGCGCCGTGGTCGATGCCGCGAGCGCCGGCGACCCGAACCCGCACCACGTGCCGGGCTGCACAGGTGTGCACTGCCTGGCCTGGCCGCTTCGCGGAGTCATCTATGCGCGCTACGGGCCGCGCGCGGGCGAGCAGGCCCATGGCAACCACGAGGGCCTCGATCTCGCTGCGCCGGAAGGGACGCCGATTGCTGCTGCGGCAGCCGGGACCGTGCTCTACGCGGGCGAGCAGGCCGGCTACGGGACGCTGGTCATCCTCCAGCACGACGGCGGCCTGGTGACGCTCTACGCGCACAACCGCGAGAACCTCGTCAAGGACGGCCAGAAGGTGGAGCAGGGCCAGATCATCGCGCGCGTGGGCACGAGCGGCCGCACCAGCGGGCCGCACTGCCATTTCGAAGTGCGTCGGGGTGAAGCGCCGGTGGACCCGCTGTCGCTCTTGCCCAGCCCCTCGAGCCAGATGCCCGACGCGCACCCCTGA
- the surE gene encoding 5'/3'-nucleotidase SurE → MRVLVSNDDGHDSPGIRALAAALEPIAEVWMVAPDREQSAASHAISLHRPLRVHSVGERRWAVDGTPTDCIYVAMNHFMKGARPDLVVSGINKGANLADDVTYSGTVAAATEGALFKVPSIAFSLASRTRTWDFTHAAAFARKLVESVVARPLAPASLLNVNVPDGPVKGFAVTKLGKRSYGQVVDERVDPRGRKYYWIGGDEQGHENIPGSDCNATYDQGLVSITPLNLDLTHHKLLDELRGLRIEGHEGR, encoded by the coding sequence ATGCGCGTGCTGGTCTCCAACGACGACGGCCATGACTCTCCTGGCATCCGCGCGCTCGCCGCAGCGCTCGAGCCGATCGCGGAGGTGTGGATGGTGGCGCCGGACCGCGAGCAGAGCGCGGCGTCGCATGCCATCTCGCTGCACCGGCCGCTGCGGGTTCATTCCGTTGGGGAGCGTCGCTGGGCCGTCGACGGCACGCCCACCGACTGCATCTACGTGGCGATGAACCACTTCATGAAGGGCGCGCGGCCGGACCTCGTCGTCTCGGGCATCAACAAGGGCGCCAATCTGGCCGATGACGTGACCTACTCGGGCACCGTCGCTGCGGCGACGGAGGGCGCGCTCTTCAAGGTGCCGTCGATCGCGTTCTCGCTCGCGTCGCGCACGCGCACCTGGGATTTCACGCACGCGGCCGCGTTCGCACGGAAGCTCGTGGAGTCCGTGGTCGCGCGGCCCCTCGCGCCCGCCTCGCTGCTCAACGTGAACGTCCCCGACGGTCCCGTGAAGGGCTTCGCGGTCACCAAGCTCGGCAAGCGCAGCTATGGCCAGGTCGTGGATGAGCGCGTCGATCCGCGCGGGCGCAAGTACTACTGGATCGGCGGCGACGAGCAGGGCCACGAGAACATCCCCGGCTCGGACTGCAACGCCACGTACGACCAGGGCCTGGTGAGCATCACGCCGCTGAACCTGGACCTCACGCACCACAAGCTGCTCGACGAGCTCCGCGGGCTTCGCATCGAAGGGCATGAAGGCCGGTAG
- a CDS encoding DedA family protein has protein sequence MATALALLAQYSYPAMFVLLVASGMGAPLSEDLILLGTGGLVARGLAHAGPAIAVCYVGLLVGDLSLFTIGRKLGKKAMDSKRLARVFSPERRASVEQRLAKWGPLAIFGARFVPGARAATFACSGALGVPVKRFFFADAIAAALWVPAVVLAGQAFLPALVAHPSRVLGVVVALAIVIVVVRQIVKRVQARGAFVAGERELEDAGR, from the coding sequence ATGGCCACCGCGCTGGCGCTCCTGGCGCAGTACTCGTACCCGGCGATGTTCGTCCTGCTCGTGGCGAGCGGGATGGGCGCCCCGCTGTCGGAGGACCTGATCCTCCTCGGCACGGGTGGCCTGGTGGCGCGCGGATTGGCCCACGCCGGGCCGGCGATCGCCGTGTGCTACGTGGGCTTGCTGGTGGGCGACCTCTCGCTCTTCACCATCGGCCGCAAGCTCGGCAAGAAGGCCATGGACTCCAAGCGGCTCGCGCGCGTGTTCTCGCCCGAACGCCGCGCGTCGGTCGAGCAGCGGCTGGCGAAGTGGGGGCCGCTGGCCATCTTCGGCGCGCGCTTCGTGCCCGGGGCGCGCGCGGCCACGTTCGCCTGCTCGGGCGCGCTGGGCGTCCCGGTGAAGCGCTTCTTCTTCGCCGACGCCATCGCGGCCGCCCTCTGGGTGCCCGCCGTGGTCCTCGCTGGACAGGCGTTCCTGCCCGCGCTCGTGGCCCATCCGTCGCGGGTGCTGGGCGTGGTCGTGGCGCTGGCGATCGTCATTGTCGTCGTCCGGCAGATCGTCAAGCGCGTGCAGGCCCGCGGCGCTTTCGTGGCGGGCGAGCGTGAGTTGGAGGATGCTGGGCGCTGA